A region of the Candidatus Methylomirabilis oxygeniifera genome:
TTCTCGAGTTCATCGGACTTCCGAGGAACATACTCTTTCCGCTCGCCGCCCTTGCCATCCGGAACCGGCTTATAGGTCCCGTCCACCATGACCGCTACCGACACCCGCTTCAACTCACCGGGTGAAAAGACCTTCCGTTCAAGGACCTTGCTCACATCATATTGAACCGTTTCAGCCTCTTTCGTCGATTTCGCGGTGCTCTGACCAGACTGCGACGGCGTGGCGGTCTGATCCGGAACATTGGAGGCGACCCCCGCGACTGCTGCAGGGCTCGCTGTGACGCTCTGCTGGGTCTCTGTCGTCCGCTGTTCGCTCTTAATGACACCGCGCGGGTCAAACCGCTCCTCTGTCCGCTCTACACTGGTAAAGTCCATCTGAGCGGCGACCCTCACCGTCGCTTTATTCGGGCCAAGGATCTCTTCGAGCATGGTCCGGACGCGGCGCTCAAGCTCGCCCTCGACAGCCTCCTGCGCCTCGAACTGTCCGGTACTTCCTGCGCCGAGCCTACCCTCGGCCGGCCGCGCGATCAGTTTCCCTGACGTATCCACCACCGTTATCCGATCGGCATTGAGCCCCTCTACCGAGCTCGAGACCAGGTGTACGATTCCTCGTACCTGCTCAGGCGTCAGGCGGGCACCGGGACGGAGGTTCAGGACAACTGAAGCGGTCGCGGGCTTCTCCTGCTCGGTAAATACCGATGGCTGAGGGAGGGCAAGGTGAACACGAGCCGCCGTGACCTCTTTGAGTTGCCCGATTGTCCTGGCAAGCTCACCTTGGAGGGCGCGCTGGTAATTGAGTCGCTGAACAAAGTCGGTCGTCCCCAGTGTCGTACGATCGAAGATCTCGAAGCCCACCCCTCCGCCTTGCGGCAGGCCACGGGTCGCCAGATGCAGTCGGATCTCGTGGACGACGGCCGACGGGACAAGAATCCTGGTCCCGCCGTCAACGACCCGATAGGATACCTTGCCGCTTTTCAGTTCATCGACAATGGCACCGGCATCGGAGGGGTTCAACTGTGAGAAGAGGGTGGTCATATCAGGACGGTGCGTCGAGAAGACCATCCAGAGGAGTGCCGTAAGCGCGCCTCCTCCCACCAGTACGGTCAAGGCTCGTCCCGTCAGACCAAGCCCACCCCACACCTGCTTGAATAATTCTACAACCTTTGTGATGGCATCAGGCATCTGTAACCCCAATGAGCTGTCAGCTCTCAGCGATCAGATGTCAGCTCTCATCAGACCGGCATCCGCATAATCTCCTGGTACGCCTCGACGACCTTATTCCGAACCTGGAGCATGAGTTGAAATGAGATCTGGGCCTTCTCGATGGCGATCATGGTTGCGGCGAGGTCGCCGGACTGCCCTTTGGCCACCTGCTCAGCGAGGGCGTCGGCCTCGTGCTGCAACCGATCCGTCTGGCTCACGGCCTCCCGTAAGAGGCCGGCAAATGAGCCTTCGCCGCTGACGCCCGTCTTGGTCGCAGATGGGACGGACAATCCCTGGCCTAGTCTTACCGGTAAGATCGGATTGCTTGACATGCCATGGCTCCTTTAGCGATCAGCGTGCAGCGTCAAGAGCAGCCTGAAGGGGCATAGACTGTAGCCTGAAGGTGTGATAGGGCTTTCGGACTTGAGCCTTCGGACTATTCGCCTTTTCACCGCCCGATCTCCAACGTCTTTGTCATCATGCTCTTCGCAATCTGGATCGCGGAGATATTCGCTTCATAGGCGCGGGATGCCGACATCAGATCGACCATCTCCATCACCGGGTTGATATTCGGCATCGCCACATACCCCGCGGTGTCGGCATCGGGATGCGACGGGTTATAGACCAGGTTTGGCGGCGCTTGGCTCTCAACGATCTTCAGCACCTCGACCCCGCCGGGCGCGGCGCCCGCGTTCAAGAGCCCCTCAAAGGCCGACGTCCCGCGCGTGCCGAGCACCACTCCCTTGCGGCGGTACGGTCCGCCGATCGGCGTCCGCGTGACCTCGGCGTTGGCGAGGTTTTCGGCAATAAGGTTCATCCGAACCCGCTGGGCGGCTAACGCCGTCGCGTTGATCTCCATCGACGCAAACATTGATCCCATGCCGTCTCCTTATCCGCCCCGAATGACGGTTCGCAGAAGATTCATCCGTGAGTTCAGGATCTGAATCATCGTATTGTGCCATAATGCATTCTCCGCCATCTTCGCCATCTGCCGATCGAGATCGACCGCATTGCCGTCGTACCGTCCTGCGCCGACCGATCGATCGGCCGCCACGGCGGTCCTGACGACCATAGCGGGAGGCTCGCCCGCCTCGGACGCAAGTCTGAGCTCTTCACTGAAATCTACCTCCATCGGGCGATAGCCCGGGGTATCGATATTTGCGATGTTCCGCGCGAGCACCTGGTGCCGCAACGACGCGGCTCGGACCATCTCGGTGAGCAGGTCTGAGGTCTCGTCGAACAACAGTTGCATCCGTCATCCTTCCCTAGAAAGGCGTTGAGCGGTCACCACTCAGCATTTAGGCGTTTAGACTGAAGACCGAAGGCTAAGAGAGACTTACCTAACAGCCTTCAGCCTATCAACCTTCAGCCTCTCGAAGCAGCAAAGGGTGTGCCATGCGGAACGCCCTGTTTTTTAAGGGCTTTCACGAACTGAAGCCAAAGAGGCGGCAAGATCCCGATTGGTCATAGGCAAAATTTTCCCGGCCTCGCGATAATCCCTCAGCTTATTTCGAATCGTCCGCACGCTCACGCCGAGAATCTCCGCCGCCTTCATCCGATTGCCGCCTACTTTCGCCAGCGTCTCCAGGATCAATTGCTTTTCCATGGCGCGGAACGAGCCGCCTGCCGCTTCCTGAATCTGATCGTTGGTTGCAGGCTCGACCAGAGTTTCCAATATCAGATCCGACGGCTCGAGACGGATTCGATCGCACAACAGGACCGACCGATGAATACAGCTCTCAAGCTCCCGCACATTGCCGGGCCACGGCCACTCCTCTAATCGCTTGACGGCAGCGGGCGAGATCTCCCGTACCACACTGCCCGACCCGCCCGCATACCGCATGACAAAATGTTGCGCCAACAGTGAGATGTCGCCTCTCCGCTCTCGAAGCGGAGGCAGGGAGATCGGAACGACCGCCAAACGGTAGTACAGATCGGGGCGAAAACGCCCATGACGAATCTCCTCCTTCAGATCCCGATTGGTGGTCGCAACAACGCGGATATCGATCTCGACCGGCCGCGACCCGCCGATCCGGTCGATGGTCCGCTCCTGCAGCGCCCTGAGCAGCTTGGCCTGCAAGACCGCCGGCATCTCGCTGATCTCGTCGAGCAGCAGGGTGCCGCCGTCTGCCGCCTCGAACTTCCCGACGCGACGAGTGACCGCTCCCGTAAAGGCGCCCCGCTCATAGCCGAACAGCTCGCTCTCCAGCAACGACTCGGGAATCGCCGCACAGTTGACCGCAACGAAGGGCCCACGGCGCCTCTTGCTCCAGAGATGCGCCTGACGGGCGAACAGTTCCTTACCCGTCCCGCTCTCACCCTGGATGAGGATCGACGCCGCGTCGTCCGCCACTCGCCTGATAGTGCCGAGCAGACTGAGGACCTTCGGCGCACGGCTGACAATGACGGAGGCAGGTTCATCAGCCGGATGAGGCGCCTCTGCGGCGATGGCCCGCTCCAGGATGTCTTCGACACGCTTCGCCGAGAACGGCTTCATCAGGAAGTCATAGGCCCCTTCCTTCATTGCCTGCACGGCCGTCTCCACCGATCCGTACGCCGTGATCAGGACCACGCGTGGCGGGCACCCGACCATCTTGATCTGCTTCAGGAATTCAAGCCCATCCATTCTAGGCATCCGGACATCGGCAAAGACCAGAGAGGCGGGAAATCGCTTGAACTGGAGCAGCGCATCCTCGCCGTCGCAGGCCATGACGCTTTCACACCCCTTTCTCCGGATCGTCTCTGACAGGGCTGTTCGCACCAACGGCTCATCGTCCACCACCAGGATACGAGGCTTCATGTCAGATTTCTCCTTGGGAAGACGCCGTATCCCGGCGTCGGTGTCTGAACAGAAGCGTAAAGGTCGTCCCTTGGCCTACCCGACTGTCCAGGCTGACCCTGGCTCCATGCCGCTCAAGAATCCGCTCGACAATAGCTAAGCCGAGTCCCGCACCCTTTGGCTTTGTCGTAAAGAACGGTAGGAATATCTTTTCCAGATCGGCTTCAGCAATGCCGCATCCGCTATCCGACACCCGGACCTCCACAAACTCACCTCCACTCATGCCGCCGGCCTCCGGACGCCGGCCGGCCACAGTTTCCGAGTCTCCATTCGAAAGGCGCAACCTGCTTGCGCAGTCGCTGCTGCTGATCCTGAGTTGGCCCCCGGACGGCATTGCCTGAACAGCATTCAGGACAAGATTGAGAAACACTTGTATCACCAGCTCCCGATCGCCATCAACTTCGAGAAGGCCTGACTCATACTCTCTGATCAGATCGATCTGCCTCTCCTTGAGCGCATACCACGCCGTGCCGAGCGCCTCCTCAATGACCTCGTGCAAATCGAGGGGTCGCAAGCAGGGCTTGACAGGTCTGGTAAAGGCCAACAGATTGATCAGAATGATGTTCACGGAGGCGACACCTGCCTGGATACCTTGCGCCAGATGGGTTTGGCGAACATCGGATCCTGCCTCTTCGGAGAGGATCGTAGCCAACAGCTCTATCGAGGTCAGCGGATTCCTGATTCCGTGAGCAATCGTAACCGCCATCTGCTCCAACCCGGCCTGCGCAGTCGATCGCCGTCGTCGCTCTTCAACCCATTTCCGCTGTGAGATGTCGTCGAAGATCACAATGGTGTCCAGGACTCTTCCGCTTTCATCGTAGATCGGCGACGCGCTGATCTCGGCATCTAGAACGTATCCGTCTTTCCTCATGATCCGCCCCTCCCTGGCGCCTTCACGCCCGTCTCCGGTCACGCCATGGAGGAGGGCCGCTGCCTCCCTACCCAGTAGACGATCGGCCTGCTCCCCCGACACCTCGGCAGCCAGGAAGCCGGTCAGTCGTTCTGCCCCCCCGCTCCATAGCGTAATCCGGCCGGCGGCATCGACGACAACGATCCCCTTTTCAATACTCTTCAGAAGGTTGGACAGGTAGTGGCGGATACGGGTGTTCTCCTTCAGGCTCTGGGTCAGCCGAAGGTTCGTATCATTCAGCGCGAAATTAAGAGTCGCTACCTGCTCCCGAAGGGCGGCGTAGGCCTGCTCCAGCCGCTCAGCCGCCCCCGTAAATCCCTGAAAGGCCCCATGAATCAGGACCGGGAGCGCATCACTGGAGAGGTCGGAACCGACTGACACGTTAGACACGGGCGTCTCCTGTTGCAGCGATAGGGCAAGCGCGGCTCTTACGCAGTCGCCAGAATCTGCTCCAGCTTCTTCTTGAGAGTCTCAGCGTCAAACGGTTTGACGATATAATTGCTGACCCCTGCCGAGAGGGCGACCATAATATTCTCTCGCTCTGCCACCGTCGTAATCATCAGAACCGGCAACTGCTTGAGCTGATCGTTCGAGCGGATGGCCTTCACGAACTCGATGCCGTTCATCTCCGGCATGTTCCAGTCGGTGATGACCAGATCAATCTGGTTACCCGTGAGACAGGCCAAGCCTTCCACTCCATTGCCGGCCTCAACGGCATCGTCGTGTCCGGCGAACTTGAGGTTATTCCGAATGATCCGCCGCATCGTCGCCGAGTCGTCTACGATCAATACTCGCATCTTCTGATTTCCTCCCCGTTCTGGCCAGTTGTCAGCTCAGAGCAATATCTATAGCTCATACTCCAGAACCCGGTACACGATAAAGCAAGCGGAGTGCCAAGCCAAAAATACGCCGAAAACCCTTATTCGGGCCTTAATCAGTGTCCAACAGCAACGATTTACGCGTCATAAAAGGGTAGCCAGAGCGCTTCGAATGGACGCCGGCGGCTAGGATTTGGCCACAGCGGGTGCAACGAAGCGGGAAGTTGGCGAAAGCAAGGTAAGAACAGAAACGGAACAGGTGAGACATAAATTTGGCCGCGGTGGAAAAAAGCTTACCAGTACAAAGGGCACGTCATTGCGAGCAACTGAAAGGAGCACGACAATCTCACCGTTCTTGCCGACCCAACGTCATGGCTCCAAATACTGTGGGATTGCCGCGGTCGGTCCGCTCCCTCGCAATGACCCATGGCGAGACTTTCTACCCTTTGGATGGATCACCGCGCTAATCCTATTAAGTTTTGCGGACGGTGTGCCGATAATCTAAGAGGGTTATGCAGTCCCTACGCTGACCATACTAGAAAGGAGACGCGTGCTAGCACTCATCGGAGTCGTTGTCGTCTTTGGGGCGGTGGTCGGTGGTTTCGCCATCGAGGGCGGGCCCATCCCGGTCCTTATCCAGCCGGTGGAGTTCTTGATTATCGGCGGCGCGTCGATCGGCGGCCTGTTGATCGCCGTCCCGCTGAAAGTTCTCAAGATTCTTATCAGCCAAGTCATGGGCATACTTGGGTCAGGTCTGGACAAGCAGGCATACCTGGAAGTCCTACAGGTGATGCACGATCTCTTTACAAAAGCCAAGAGAGAAGGGTTTACCGCCATCGATTCGGATCTCGCAAGTCCTGATAAGAGTCCGATCTT
Encoded here:
- a CDS encoding putative Flagellar basal-body rod protein flgB (Evidence 3 : Function proposed based on presence of conserved amino acid motif, structural feature or limited homology), producing the protein MQLLFDETSDLLTEMVRAASLRHQVLARNIANIDTPGYRPMEVDFSEELRLASEAGEPPAMVVRTAVAADRSVGAGRYDGNAVDLDRQMAKMAENALWHNTMIQILNSRMNLLRTVIRGG
- a CDS encoding putative response regulator in two-component reguatory system, sigma54 dependent transcriptional regulator (Evidence 3 : Function proposed based on presence of conserved amino acid motif, structural feature or limited homology; Product type pr : putative regulator), with the protein product MKPRILVVDDEPLVRTALSETIRRKGCESVMACDGEDALLQFKRFPASLVFADVRMPRMDGLEFLKQIKMVGCPPRVVLITAYGSVETAVQAMKEGAYDFLMKPFSAKRVEDILERAIAAEAPHPADEPASVIVSRAPKVLSLLGTIRRVADDAASILIQGESGTGKELFARQAHLWSKRRRGPFVAVNCAAIPESLLESELFGYERGAFTGAVTRRVGKFEAADGGTLLLDEISEMPAVLQAKLLRALQERTIDRIGGSRPVEIDIRVVATTNRDLKEEIRHGRFRPDLYYRLAVVPISLPPLRERRGDISLLAQHFVMRYAGGSGSVVREISPAAVKRLEEWPWPGNVRELESCIHRSVLLCDRIRLEPSDLILETLVEPATNDQIQEAAGGSFRAMEKQLILETLAKVGGNRMKAAEILGVSVRTIRNKLRDYREAGKILPMTNRDLAASLASVRESP
- a CDS encoding conserved protein of unknown function (Evidence 4 : Homologs of previously reported genes of unknown function), which encodes MSSNPILPVRLGQGLSVPSATKTGVSGEGSFAGLLREAVSQTDRLQHEADALAEQVAKGQSGDLAATMIAIEKAQISFQLMLQVRNKVVEAYQEIMRMPV
- a CDS encoding protein of unknown function (Evidence 5 : No homology to any previously reported sequences), translating into MSAQSNIYSSYSRTRYTIKQAECQAKNTPKTLIRALISVQQQRFTRHKRVARALRMDAGG
- a CDS encoding putative response regulator receiver (CheY-like protein) (Evidence 3 : Function proposed based on presence of conserved amino acid motif, structural feature or limited homology; Product type r : regulator) codes for the protein MRVLIVDDSATMRRIIRNNLKFAGHDDAVEAGNGVEGLACLTGNQIDLVITDWNMPEMNGIEFVKAIRSNDQLKQLPVLMITTVAERENIMVALSAGVSNYIVKPFDAETLKKKLEQILATA
- a CDS encoding putative Sensor protein (Evidence 3 : Function proposed based on presence of conserved amino acid motif, structural feature or limited homology); amino-acid sequence: MSNVSVGSDLSSDALPVLIHGAFQGFTGAAERLEQAYAALREQVATLNFALNDTNLRLTQSLKENTRIRHYLSNLLKSIEKGIVVVDAAGRITLWSGGAERLTGFLAAEVSGEQADRLLGREAAALLHGVTGDGREGAREGRIMRKDGYVLDAEISASPIYDESGRVLDTIVIFDDISQRKWVEERRRRSTAQAGLEQMAVTIAHGIRNPLTSIELLATILSEEAGSDVRQTHLAQGIQAGVASVNIILINLLAFTRPVKPCLRPLDLHEVIEEALGTAWYALKERQIDLIREYESGLLEVDGDRELVIQVFLNLVLNAVQAMPSGGQLRISSSDCASRLRLSNGDSETVAGRRPEAGGMSGGEFVEVRVSDSGCGIAEADLEKIFLPFFTTKPKGAGLGLAIVERILERHGARVSLDSRVGQGTTFTLLFRHRRRDTASSQGEI
- the fliF gene encoding Flagellar basal body M-ring protein (Evidence 2a : Function of homologous gene experimentally demonstrated in an other organism; Product type s : structure), whose amino-acid sequence is MPDAITKVVELFKQVWGGLGLTGRALTVLVGGGALTALLWMVFSTHRPDMTTLFSQLNPSDAGAIVDELKSGKVSYRVVDGGTRILVPSAVVHEIRLHLATRGLPQGGGVGFEIFDRTTLGTTDFVQRLNYQRALQGELARTIGQLKEVTAARVHLALPQPSVFTEQEKPATASVVLNLRPGARLTPEQVRGIVHLVSSSVEGLNADRITVVDTSGKLIARPAEGRLGAGSTGQFEAQEAVEGELERRVRTMLEEILGPNKATVRVAAQMDFTSVERTEERFDPRGVIKSEQRTTETQQSVTASPAAVAGVASNVPDQTATPSQSGQSTAKSTKEAETVQYDVSKVLERKVFSPGELKRVSVAVMVDGTYKPVPDGKGGERKEYVPRKSDELEKIKVAVKNAVGFSAARGDEVEVVEFPFDTSATEKERALMEEAERKAFWYSLVKPVLMGVGVLLVLVFGLRPLIRSLKERRLPTFDTPGMLSMSQPGPTAIETGPDQAPALDVASDDPLRTGLMELARNNPNVVAQLVRAWMVKRPS
- the flgC gene encoding flagellar basal-body rod protein FlgC (cell-proximal rod protein) (Evidence 2b : Function of strongly homologous gene; PubMedId : 2129540; Product type s : structure); this translates as MFASMEINATALAAQRVRMNLIAENLANAEVTRTPIGGPYRRKGVVLGTRGTSAFEGLLNAGAAPGGVEVLKIVESQAPPNLVYNPSHPDADTAGYVAMPNINPVMEMVDLMSASRAYEANISAIQIAKSMMTKTLEIGR